A genomic stretch from Anser cygnoides isolate HZ-2024a breed goose chromosome 30, Taihu_goose_T2T_genome, whole genome shotgun sequence includes:
- the LOC136787738 gene encoding olfactory receptor 14C36-like yields the protein MSNSSSITEFLLLAFADTRELQLLHFGLFLGIYLAALLGNGLILTAVACDHRLHTPMYFFLLNLALLDLGCISTTLPKAMANALWDTRAISYQGCAAQVFYFLFFISAELYVLTIMAYDRYVAICKPLHYGSLVGSRACAQMAAAAWGSGFLNAVLHTATAFSLPLCQGNAVDQFFCEIPQILKLSCSDVYLREVGALVFSVSLGFGCFVFIVLSYVQILRAVLRMPSEQGRHKAFSTCLPHLAVVSLFVSTAVFAYLKPPSISSPSLDLLLAVLYVVVPPAVNPLIYSMRNQDLKATLKKMILVVIFT from the coding sequence atgtccaacagcagctccatcactgagttcctcctgctggcattcgcagacacacgggagctgcagctcctgcacttcgggctcttcctgggcatctacctggctgccctcctgggcaacggcctcatcctcaccgccgtagcctgcgaccaccgcctccacacccccatgtacttcttcctcctcaacctcgccctcctcgacctgggctgcatctccaccactctgcccaaagccatggccaatgccctctgggacaccagggccatctcctatcagggATGTGCTGCTCAGGtcttttactttctcttcttcatatcagcagaactttatgttctcaccatcatggcctacgaccgctacgttgccatctgcaagcccctgcactacgggagcctcgtgggcagcagagcttgtgcccagatggcagcagctgcatggggcagtggctttctcaatgctgtcctgcacacggccactgcattttccctgcccctctgccaaggcaatgctgtggaccagttcttctgtgaaatcccccagatcctcaagctctcctgctcagatgtctacctcagggaagttggggcacttgtgtttagtgtttctttaggatttggttgttttgtcttcattgtgctgtcctatgtgcagatcctcagggccgtgctgaggatgccctctgagcagggccggcacaaagccttttccacgtgcctccctcacctggccgtggtctccctctttgtcagcactgccgtgtttgcctacctgaagcccccctccatctcctcaccATCCTTGGACCTGCTACTGGCAGTTTTATATGTTGTagtacctccagcagtgaaccccctcatctacagcatgaggaaccaggacctgAAAGCCactctgaagaaaatgattctaGTGGTAATATTTACTTAG
- the LOC136787739 gene encoding olfactory receptor 14J1-like, with protein MPNISCVSEFLLLAFADTRELQLLHFGLFLGIYLAALLGNGLILTAVACDHHLHTPMYFFLLNLALLDLGCISTTLPKAMANALWDTRAISYQGCAAQVFFFAFLIGAEFYVLTVMSYDRYVAICKPLHYGSLVGSRACAQMAAAAWGSGFLNAVLHTATTFSVPLCQGNAVDQFFCEIPQILKLSCSGSDYLKEVRLLVVSACLAFSCFVFIVVSYVQILRAVLRMPSEQGRHKALSTCLPHLAVVSLFLSTALFAYLKPPSISSPSLGLLVAVLYVVVPPAVNPLIYSMRNQELKATLKKLILVVLFTY; from the coding sequence ATGCCCAACATCAGCTGTGTGagtgagttcctcctgctggcattcgcagacacacgggagctgcagctcctgcacttcgggctcttcctgggcatctacctggctgccctcctgggcaacggcctcatcctcaccgccgtagcctgcgaccaccacctccacacccccatgtacttcttcctcctcaacctcgccctcctcgacctgggctgcatctccaccactctccccaaagccatggccaatgccctctgggacaccagggccatctcctatcaagggtgtgctgcacaggtctttttctttgcctttttgattggagcagaattttatgttctcacagtcatgtcctacgaccgctatgttgccatctgcaagcccctgcactacggaagcctcgtgggcagcagagcttgtgcccagatggcagcagctgcatggggcagtggctttctcaatgctgtcctgcacacggccactacattttccgtgcccctctgccaaggcaatgctgtggaccagttcttctgtgaaatcccccagatcctcaagctctcctgctcaggttCAGACTACCTAAAGGAAGTTAGACTTCTGGTTGTTAGTGCATGTTTAGCattcagctgttttgttttcattgtggtgtcctatgtgcagatcctcagagccgtgctgaggatgccctctgagcagggccggcacaaagccctttccacgtgcctccctcacctggccgtggtctccctctttctcagcactgccctgtttgcctacctgaagcccccctccatctcctccccatccttggGCCTGCTGGTGGCAGTTTTATATGTGGTagtacctccagcagtgaaccccctcatctacagcatgaggaaccaggagctgaaagccacactgaagaaactgattctaGTTGTATTATTTACTTACTAA
- the LOC136787702 gene encoding olfactory receptor 14J1-like — translation MPNSSSVSEFLLLAFADTRELQLLHFGLFLGIYLAALLGNGLILTAVACDHRLHTPMYFFLLNLALLDLGCISTTLPKAMANALWDTRAISYQGCAAQVLFFVFFFGSEYSLLSVMSYDRYVAICKPLHYGSLVGSRACAQMAAAAWGSGFLNAVLHTANTFSLPLCQGNELDQFFCELPQIVKLSCSKAFLREVGLIVFCACLSFACFVFIVLSYVQIFRAVLRMPSEQGRHKAFSTCLPHLAVVSLFISTAMFTYLKPPSISSPSLDLVVAVLYMVVPPAVNPLIYSMRNLELKDALRKLMP, via the coding sequence atgcccaacagcagctctgtaagcgagttcctcctgctggcattcgcagacacgcgcgagctgcagctcctgcacttcgggctcttcctgggcatctacctggctgccctcctgggcaacggcctcatcctcaccgccgtagcctgcgaccaccgcctccacactcccatgtacttcttcctcctcaacctcgccctcctcgacctgggctgcatctccaccactctccccaaagccatggccaatgccctctgggacaccagggccatctcctaccAAGGATGTGCTGCTCAAGttctcttttttgtcttcttctttGGTTCAGAGTATTCCCTTCTCTCagtcatgtcctacgaccgctatgttgccatctgcaagcccctgcactacgggagcctcgtgggcagcagagcttgtgcccagatggcagcagctgcctggggcagtggctttctcaatgctgtcctgcacacagctaatacattttccctgcccctctgccaaggtaATGAGCTtgatcagttcttctgtgagcTTCCTCAAATCgtcaagctctcctgctcaaagGCATTCCTCAGGGAGGTTGGGCTTATTGTATTTTGTGCCTGTTTatcatttgcttgttttgttttcattgtgctgtcctatgtgcagatcttcagggcggtgctgaggatgccctctgagcagggccggcacaaagccttttccacgtgcctccctcacctggccgtggtctccctgtttatcagcactgccatgtttacctacctgaagcccccctccatctcctcgccatccctggacctggtggtggcagttctgtacatggtggtacctccagcagtgaaccccctcatctacagcatgaggaacctGGAGCTGAAAGATGCTTTGAGGAAACTGATGCCTTGA